From Peptoanaerobacter stomatis, one genomic window encodes:
- a CDS encoding YaaR family protein yields MEVTNQVNNNAVSQVQKNTNALKNLKIGEVEDLKSLDKLNPKKKSRTEFMEKFDKIKSESVKEELENIFEKITVQSDKIGDKVYLKDILEYKKLVKEFLNVATQNSHQFSNENFLDRKGRYRNYSIVKTVDRELESLTKDFINGQIDHMGILKKMDDIRGMLLDIMM; encoded by the coding sequence ATGGAAGTTACAAATCAAGTGAACAATAATGCAGTTTCTCAAGTACAAAAAAATACAAATGCTCTAAAAAACTTGAAAATAGGAGAAGTAGAAGATTTAAAAAGTTTAGATAAACTAAATCCTAAGAAAAAATCAAGAACTGAGTTTATGGAAAAATTCGATAAAATAAAATCAGAGTCCGTAAAAGAAGAGCTTGAAAACATATTTGAAAAAATAACTGTGCAATCCGACAAAATAGGCGATAAAGTCTATTTGAAGGATATATTGGAATACAAAAAATTGGTAAAAGAGTTTTTAAATGTAGCCACACAAAACTCTCATCAATTCAGCAATGAAAATTTTCTCGACAGAAAAGGAAGATATAGAAATTACTCCATAGTAAAGACAGTGGACAGAGAGCTTGAAAGTCTTACAAAAGATTTTATAAACGGACAGATAGACCATATGGGAATATTGAAAAAAATGGACGATATAAGAGGAATGTTGCTTGATATAATGATGTAA
- a CDS encoding DUF1624 domain-containing protein, whose translation MSDRIYIIDFLRGFTIIHMIIYHTLYDLKYVFSVNMPFFSTNSWYFYQQYICMSFIFLSGFSTNFSKKLLRNAVKLSIISIIITVVTTLVSDEFAIKFGIIHFLAFSMLAIFFVKKIEDKSTNSHKNCSKNRFQNETDDKTFKKLGNKTDIKYAIYSLITLGIFIVLKSKYFLKSDIYVGIYNFMQELPLSFIYGFPRDDFYSADYFPILPWIFLSFTGYFTGRFYKAVNTEKIFENHNNTCKIKDELKSQEKRYFSRIFGKDKISVFICAMGRHSLLIYVLHQVVIYGVLYIIFEIIIN comes from the coding sequence ATGTCTGATAGAATTTATATTATAGACTTTTTGCGCGGTTTTACTATAATTCATATGATTATCTATCACACGCTGTATGATTTAAAATATGTATTTTCTGTTAATATGCCGTTTTTTTCTACTAATTCATGGTATTTTTATCAGCAATACATATGTATGAGCTTTATATTTTTATCGGGATTTTCAACCAACTTTAGTAAAAAATTGCTAAGAAATGCTGTTAAGCTGAGTATAATATCAATAATTATAACCGTTGTGACAACTCTTGTGTCTGACGAGTTTGCAATTAAATTCGGTATTATACATTTCTTAGCTTTTTCTATGCTTGCAATATTCTTTGTGAAAAAAATAGAAGATAAAAGTACAAACAGCCATAAAAATTGCAGTAAAAATAGATTTCAAAATGAAACTGATGACAAGACTTTTAAAAAGCTTGGAAATAAAACAGATATTAAATATGCAATATATTCGCTGATAACGCTCGGTATATTCATAGTTTTAAAAAGTAAATATTTTTTGAAAAGCGACATTTATGTAGGTATATACAATTTTATGCAAGAACTTCCGCTTTCGTTTATATATGGTTTTCCAAGAGATGATTTTTATTCTGCTGATTATTTCCCGATACTTCCATGGATATTTTTGTCATTTACAGGCTATTTTACAGGTAGGTTCTATAAAGCTGTGAATACCGAAAAGATTTTTGAAAATCACAATAATACTTGTAAAATAAAAGATGAATTAAAGAGCCAAGAAAAAAGATATTTTAGTAGAATTTTCGGCAAAGATAAAATATCTGTGTTTATATGTGCTATGGGTAGGCACAGCCTGCTCATCTATGTACTTCATCAAGTGGTCATATATGGAGTGCTTTATATAATTTTTGAAATTATAATTAATTGA
- a CDS encoding methionine ABC transporter ATP-binding protein, whose translation MIKIKNVNKTFSLKDRKVHALSDVSLTIKQGDIYGVIGYSGAGKSTLIRLINAIETPDSGSVHINETDINALDEKNLRELRKKIGMIFQSFNLLNSANVYDNIAAPLRNHTGLSKNEIDAKVKSLLKLVDLSDKEFAYPSQLSGGQKQRVAIARALSNDPQILLCDEATSALDPNTTKSILDLIKKINKEFGITVVLITHQMDVVKYVCNKVSVMEKGSIVEQGDIAEVFIHPKNEVTKEFISQSRHQDEIHKKQKELKKDFYRLNFIGENADDPFIAGLYSKFNVITSILFANIEKLYETTYGSLVVTIEGEQKNVEDTIEYLTSNNVFVEVMRYDREN comes from the coding sequence ATGATTAAAATAAAAAATGTCAATAAGACATTTTCACTTAAAGATAGAAAGGTTCATGCACTTAGCGATGTATCTCTTACCATAAAGCAGGGAGATATATACGGAGTCATAGGATATAGCGGTGCCGGTAAAAGTACACTTATAAGGCTTATAAACGCAATAGAAACTCCGGACAGCGGGAGTGTTCATATAAATGAAACCGACATAAATGCTCTTGATGAGAAAAACTTAAGAGAGCTGAGAAAAAAAATAGGTATGATATTTCAGAGTTTTAATTTATTAAACAGCGCCAACGTATATGATAATATTGCGGCTCCACTTAGAAATCACACAGGACTTAGTAAGAATGAGATAGACGCAAAGGTAAAAAGCCTACTGAAATTGGTGGATTTATCTGATAAAGAATTTGCATATCCGAGCCAGTTAAGTGGAGGTCAAAAACAAAGAGTGGCAATAGCAAGAGCTTTGTCAAACGATCCGCAGATACTGCTCTGTGATGAAGCTACATCTGCACTTGATCCGAATACTACAAAATCTATACTGGATTTGATAAAAAAGATAAACAAAGAATTTGGCATAACAGTTGTATTGATAACACATCAAATGGATGTAGTGAAATATGTATGCAACAAAGTATCAGTTATGGAAAAAGGGAGTATAGTGGAGCAAGGCGATATAGCGGAAGTGTTCATACATCCTAAAAATGAAGTTACAAAAGAATTTATATCACAAAGCAGACACCAAGATGAGATTCATAAAAAGCAAAAAGAGCTTAAAAAAGATTTTTACAGATTAAACTTCATAGGAGAAAATGCGGATGATCCTTTTATAGCAGGATTATACAGCAAGTTTAACGTAATTACGAGCATACTTTTTGCCAATATAGAAAAGCTTTATGAGACAACATATGGAAGTTTGGTGGTTACGATAGAAGGGGAACAAAAAAATGTAGAGGACACAATTGAGTATTTGACAAGCAATAATGTATTTGTGGAGGTGATGAGATATGATAGAGAAAATTAG
- a CDS encoding M20 family metallopeptidase, protein MSYKEKISKFIDEHIDEYKQIALKIHDKPEVSNYEFEACKLLSEKLGEEGFDVKVDVAGHRTGFTATYKSRKKGPVIAFLAEYDALVGIGHACGHNLFGANSSLAAAGLKSVIDEVGGEVRVYGTPGEEGGENSSAKGSFVREGFFKDVDVALCAHPADRNAVSSNLLAIIPLTVRFFGKPAHSAASPEQGINALDAVIQVFNGVNALRQHVTPDVRIHGIITSGGDAPNIVPEFAEAKFYLRANTKKQVEELRIKFDNIVKGAGLQTGARGELIQEENSVDDMVMTRTLDEIYAKNVEDLGYEIDHFGKKSIGSSDVGNVSYVVPTIQPSFRISLDKIVGHTEGFKQASCSEYGLESIRFCSKALAYTALELILDKNLLEEVKKDYQESLKKLI, encoded by the coding sequence ATGAGTTATAAAGAAAAAATAAGCAAATTTATAGATGAACATATAGATGAATATAAGCAAATAGCACTTAAAATTCATGATAAGCCGGAAGTCAGCAACTATGAATTTGAAGCTTGCAAATTGCTTTCGGAAAAATTAGGAGAAGAAGGCTTTGATGTAAAAGTAGATGTTGCAGGACACAGAACAGGATTTACTGCAACATATAAATCAAGAAAAAAAGGCCCTGTGATAGCTTTTTTAGCTGAATATGATGCACTTGTAGGCATAGGACACGCTTGCGGACATAATTTGTTCGGAGCAAACAGCAGTTTGGCAGCGGCAGGACTTAAAAGCGTCATTGATGAAGTAGGCGGAGAAGTAAGAGTATATGGAACTCCCGGCGAAGAAGGTGGAGAAAACAGCAGTGCAAAGGGCAGTTTTGTACGAGAAGGATTTTTTAAAGATGTAGATGTGGCTCTTTGTGCACATCCTGCTGACAGAAATGCTGTGAGCAGTAATCTCCTTGCAATAATTCCGCTTACAGTAAGATTTTTCGGCAAACCTGCACACTCAGCGGCATCGCCTGAGCAAGGCATAAATGCACTTGACGCTGTAATACAAGTGTTTAACGGAGTAAATGCACTTCGTCAACACGTTACACCTGATGTAAGAATACATGGTATAATCACCTCAGGCGGAGATGCACCCAATATAGTACCAGAATTTGCAGAGGCTAAGTTTTATCTGAGAGCAAATACAAAAAAACAAGTAGAAGAATTGAGAATAAAATTTGACAATATAGTAAAAGGCGCCGGACTTCAAACAGGAGCAAGAGGAGAGCTGATACAAGAAGAAAACAGCGTGGACGATATGGTAATGACAAGGACATTAGATGAAATATATGCCAAAAATGTAGAAGACTTGGGTTATGAAATAGACCATTTCGGCAAGAAAAGTATAGGCTCATCAGATGTAGGAAACGTATCATATGTCGTGCCTACAATACAACCAAGTTTTAGAATATCTTTAGACAAAATAGTGGGGCATACAGAAGGTTTTAAGCAGGCATCTTGCAGTGAATACGGCTTGGAATCTATAAGATTTTGCTCAAAAGCGTTGGCTTATACTGCTTTAGAACTTATATTAGACAAAAATCTTTTGGAAGAAGTGAAAAAAGACTATCAAGAAAGTCTAAAAAAACTGATTTAA
- the rnr gene encoding ribonuclease R gives MSEDLKESLIDFLSKKDTHPQDFDEICAFFQDIQADEVQNILNEMVEDGLVVKTPKKQKYTVPEKLGMKAGIVLMTQKGFAFIRPSLDERDIFVSRSDLMGAMDKDKVLIEITRPQKDDQKAEGKVVQILQRNIDTVIGRYQRQKDYGFVIPLSRKITSDIYIPKKYENGAREGDTVECEIYQYAQSEKKAEGKIIKIIADKNDKDVYFKAIFAENKLSENFPAKVLKEVSRIPEDINMSKIQDRLDLRDEFIFTIDGWDAKDLDDAISISKLQNGNYSLGVHIADVSEYVTENTALDSEAFRRGTSVYLVDTVVPMLPEKLSNGVCSLHPNVDRLALSCIMEIDDKGKVVNHKIQKSIINSHARLVYTEVSDFLENGDETVLKKGEILREVLTLSDELAKLLREHRFARGAMDFNFPESSIEMDENKNVIDIRPEDRRIGNKIIEEFMLITNETIAEEFYWASVPFVYRVHEYPDVDKLRKLLPILETYNYKLKIDDDVHPKQLQDLLDSLNGKKEEEVISTLLLRSLKKARYSPICLGHFSLSLKYYCHFTSPIRRYPDLQIHRIIKEYLDGKIDERRAKYLDGVVAKASEQSSLMEQMADDAERQVDDLRKAQYMTKFVGYTFEGVISSVTNFGIFVRLDNTVEGLVRFVEMTDDRYEFDETNYAVIGKSTGKKYTLGDKIKVKVVRTSEEFREVDFAIVQ, from the coding sequence ATGAGCGAAGATTTAAAGGAAAGTTTGATAGATTTCCTGTCAAAAAAAGATACACATCCTCAAGATTTTGATGAAATATGTGCTTTTTTTCAAGATATACAAGCAGATGAAGTACAAAATATATTGAACGAAATGGTAGAAGACGGTCTTGTAGTCAAAACTCCTAAAAAGCAAAAATACACCGTACCGGAAAAATTGGGTATGAAAGCAGGTATAGTGCTTATGACGCAAAAAGGCTTTGCGTTCATAAGACCGTCACTTGACGAAAGAGATATATTCGTATCAAGATCCGACTTAATGGGCGCAATGGACAAAGATAAGGTATTAATCGAAATCACAAGACCGCAAAAAGACGATCAGAAAGCTGAAGGAAAAGTGGTACAGATATTACAAAGAAATATAGACACTGTAATAGGCAGATACCAAAGACAAAAAGACTACGGATTCGTTATACCGCTAAGCCGAAAGATAACATCAGATATATACATACCTAAAAAATACGAAAACGGAGCAAGAGAAGGCGATACAGTAGAATGTGAAATATATCAGTATGCTCAAAGCGAAAAAAAAGCGGAGGGCAAAATAATAAAAATAATAGCTGATAAAAATGACAAAGATGTATATTTCAAAGCCATATTTGCAGAAAATAAATTGAGCGAAAATTTCCCTGCAAAAGTTTTAAAAGAAGTAAGTAGAATACCTGAAGATATAAATATGAGTAAAATTCAAGATAGACTTGATTTGAGAGATGAATTCATATTCACAATAGACGGCTGGGATGCAAAAGATTTGGACGATGCAATATCCATATCAAAACTACAAAACGGCAATTACTCGCTCGGTGTACATATAGCGGACGTATCAGAATATGTAACCGAAAATACCGCACTCGATTCAGAGGCGTTTAGACGTGGCACATCTGTATATTTAGTTGACACTGTAGTGCCTATGCTCCCCGAAAAATTGTCAAACGGAGTCTGCTCACTTCATCCGAACGTTGACAGATTGGCACTGTCTTGCATAATGGAAATAGATGACAAAGGCAAAGTAGTAAATCATAAAATACAAAAAAGTATAATAAACTCACACGCAAGATTGGTATATACAGAAGTATCCGATTTTTTAGAAAACGGAGATGAAACCGTATTAAAAAAAGGTGAAATTTTAAGAGAAGTTCTCACTTTGAGCGATGAACTTGCAAAACTACTAAGAGAACACAGATTTGCAAGAGGAGCAATGGATTTTAATTTTCCGGAAAGCTCTATAGAAATGGACGAAAATAAAAATGTAATAGACATAAGACCTGAAGATAGAAGAATAGGAAACAAAATAATCGAAGAATTTATGCTCATAACAAACGAAACTATAGCCGAAGAATTTTATTGGGCATCTGTACCGTTCGTATATAGAGTACACGAATATCCTGACGTAGACAAACTCAGAAAACTCTTGCCGATTTTGGAAACTTACAATTATAAACTCAAGATAGATGACGATGTACACCCTAAGCAATTACAAGATTTATTAGACAGCTTAAATGGAAAAAAAGAAGAGGAAGTAATATCCACGCTATTGCTTCGTTCACTAAAAAAAGCAAGATACAGCCCGATATGTCTCGGCCACTTTTCACTATCGCTTAAATATTACTGCCATTTCACATCACCTATAAGAAGATACCCTGACTTGCAAATACACAGGATAATAAAAGAATATTTGGACGGCAAAATAGACGAAAGACGAGCAAAATATTTGGACGGTGTAGTAGCAAAAGCGTCAGAGCAATCATCACTTATGGAGCAAATGGCGGACGATGCGGAAAGACAAGTAGACGATTTGAGAAAAGCTCAGTATATGACAAAATTCGTAGGCTATACATTTGAAGGAGTTATATCCTCAGTTACAAATTTCGGTATATTTGTAAGATTAGACAACACCGTTGAAGGCTTGGTAAGATTTGTAGAGATGACGGATGACCGATATGAATTTGACGAAACAAACTATGCTGTAATTGGTAAATCCACAGGCAAAAAATACACTTTGGGTGACAAAATAAAAGTAAAGGTAGTAAGAACATCGGAAGAATTCAGAGAAGTGGATTTTGCGATAGTACAATAA
- the hydA gene encoding dihydropyrimidinase, with protein MLTLIKNGNVVTSSETFVSDILIEDEIIKAIGKFDEKIADVVIDATGKYVMPGAIDAHTHMELRQSEKFTSVDDFYTGTVAAACGGTTTIIDHIAFGPAGCNLHYSIDRYKELAEKSAIDYAFHGVIQHVDDEIIKELENIVENEGIISFKAYSTYGFPTTDEGFYRILQSMKKTGGVLTVHCENHEITNYLQKKFVQEGKTEPIYHALSRPNNAESETVGRLIQLSELADDSNLYIVHTSAKESIDQIKLAREKGLKNLKVETCPQYLLLTDDCYKKENDEGLKYMMAPPLRKKEDNEVLWTAVQDGTVDVIATDHCPFYFSEKLEGKGNFTKAPGGAPGVEERVRLIFTYGVCKNKISVNKFVELMCENPARIFGMYPKKGTIMPNADADIMIIDDKVSEKLKQVNLHSACDYTPYEDFEVSCKIDCVLSRGKIVYQDGHFKGEKGYGKFVHRKPVK; from the coding sequence ATGCTGACTTTAATTAAAAACGGAAATGTAGTGACTTCAAGTGAAACGTTTGTATCCGATATACTTATAGAAGATGAAATTATAAAAGCTATAGGTAAGTTTGACGAAAAAATTGCAGATGTGGTGATAGATGCAACCGGCAAATATGTAATGCCGGGAGCAATAGATGCACATACACATATGGAGCTTAGACAATCGGAAAAATTTACAAGTGTAGATGATTTTTACACAGGTACTGTTGCAGCGGCTTGCGGAGGTACAACTACAATTATAGATCATATAGCATTCGGACCTGCCGGTTGTAACTTGCATTACAGCATAGACAGATACAAGGAGCTTGCCGAAAAATCGGCAATAGATTATGCTTTCCATGGAGTTATTCAACACGTGGATGACGAAATAATAAAAGAACTTGAGAATATTGTAGAAAACGAAGGTATAATAAGTTTTAAAGCATACAGCACATACGGTTTTCCTACTACAGACGAAGGATTTTACAGAATTTTGCAAAGTATGAAAAAAACAGGCGGAGTATTGACCGTACACTGTGAAAATCACGAGATAACAAACTATCTTCAAAAAAAATTTGTACAAGAGGGAAAAACAGAGCCTATATATCACGCACTCAGCAGACCTAATAATGCAGAAAGCGAAACAGTGGGAAGGTTGATACAACTATCCGAGCTTGCAGATGACAGCAATCTTTATATAGTGCATACCTCAGCTAAGGAGTCAATAGATCAGATAAAATTGGCAAGAGAAAAAGGACTTAAAAATTTAAAAGTCGAAACTTGTCCGCAATATTTACTCTTAACAGACGATTGCTACAAAAAAGAAAATGATGAAGGGCTCAAATACATGATGGCTCCACCGCTTAGGAAAAAAGAAGACAATGAGGTTCTTTGGACAGCAGTGCAAGACGGTACAGTCGATGTTATAGCGACAGATCATTGTCCGTTTTATTTTTCAGAAAAATTGGAAGGCAAAGGCAATTTTACAAAAGCACCCGGAGGAGCACCGGGAGTGGAGGAAAGAGTAAGACTTATATTCACATATGGAGTTTGCAAAAATAAAATCTCAGTCAACAAATTTGTAGAGCTTATGTGCGAAAATCCTGCAAGAATATTCGGAATGTATCCAAAAAAAGGTACGATAATGCCAAACGCAGATGCAGATATAATGATAATAGACGATAAAGTATCGGAAAAGCTTAAGCAAGTGAATTTACACTCAGCTTGCGACTATACACCGTATGAAGATTTTGAAGTGAGCTGTAAGATTGATTGTGTATTATCAAGAGGTAAGATTGTATATCAAGACGGTCATTTCAAAGGTGAAAAAGGCTATGGCAAATTTGTCCATAGAAAACCTGTAAAATAA
- a CDS encoding MetQ/NlpA family ABC transporter substrate-binding protein, which translates to MKKNIKKLLALALSSALLLAGCSSGEKNGKDEQKQGELRKYKLGVNGTDHSAWEDIRQRLNKQGIDLEFVEFADYIQPNKALSSGDIDLNAFQTEIYFNSFIKENNIDNLTSIGYTVVAPMGVYSSKVKDLKELKSDKPLKVAIPNDTSNGGRALKFLESLGYIKVDESKGNLPSVLDITEYTIPVEIIEMAANQIPASLPDLDFGIINNGVAYEAGLTIAKDAIAYEDYKEERMRDYWNIIAARKEDAEKEDFKLIVKEYQTDATKEALDRQYGGQTIPVW; encoded by the coding sequence ATGAAAAAAAATATTAAAAAATTATTGGCGTTGGCATTATCATCTGCTTTGCTTTTAGCAGGATGCTCAAGTGGAGAAAAAAATGGAAAAGATGAGCAAAAACAAGGAGAGTTAAGAAAATATAAATTAGGAGTCAACGGAACAGATCATTCAGCTTGGGAAGATATAAGACAAAGACTTAATAAACAAGGGATTGATTTAGAATTTGTGGAATTTGCAGATTATATTCAACCAAACAAAGCATTGTCATCAGGAGATATAGACTTGAATGCTTTCCAAACGGAAATATACTTTAACAGTTTTATAAAGGAAAACAATATAGATAATCTTACATCTATCGGATATACAGTTGTAGCACCTATGGGAGTATATTCATCAAAAGTAAAAGACTTAAAAGAGTTGAAATCAGATAAACCTCTTAAAGTAGCAATACCTAACGATACGTCAAATGGCGGACGTGCATTGAAGTTTTTAGAATCATTGGGATATATAAAAGTTGATGAGAGCAAAGGCAATTTACCTTCAGTATTGGATATAACAGAATATACTATACCTGTTGAAATAATAGAAATGGCAGCAAATCAAATACCTGCATCGCTTCCGGATTTAGATTTTGGGATAATAAACAATGGAGTTGCATACGAGGCAGGACTTACAATAGCAAAAGATGCTATCGCATACGAAGATTATAAAGAAGAAAGAATGAGAGATTATTGGAATATAATTGCAGCAAGAAAAGAAGATGCCGAAAAAGAAGATTTTAAACTTATAGTAAAAGAATATCAAACAGATGCTACAAAAGAAGCGCTTGATAGACAATACGGCGGTCAAACAATACCTGTATGGTAA
- a CDS encoding D-alanyl-D-alanine carboxypeptidase family protein, whose protein sequence is MKNFKLNLFLSIFIFAFTLQSVNVFADDIKISNFPVIAGGAGAVMDFDSGAVLWSKDGDSQRTIASMTKVLAIAVAFDEIKAGNLNMDDKVVISANAAAISNNPMWSGHESFKAGEIQTVRDLLNNAVVFSGNASIVAIGEHISGSTAEFATKMNALAEKIGMNGYFVDPAGMSENNTTTAKSMLKLGKYIYENYENEIKSMTMLSSVYVHGILKKSTNMLLNNGYYGIEGLKTGTYSSYNANFIGVAKRGDKRLIAVTINTPTANRFSDITSMFEFGWKNDFNQYWKNDSRLTETQISSDKKNPLNGDKFKITLMNKKLKNINNFTGKVRWFINGEPYLANSIRDMNYSNLGQIEVSKNDDEPMIITAQLWFGNEMYDSYSMIFQDGINETQNDMVETVTDNVDLYENPIK, encoded by the coding sequence GTGAAAAATTTCAAGTTAAATCTATTTTTATCCATTTTTATATTTGCTTTTACTTTACAAAGCGTAAATGTTTTTGCAGATGATATAAAAATTTCCAATTTCCCTGTTATCGCAGGTGGAGCAGGAGCTGTTATGGACTTTGACAGCGGGGCTGTCTTATGGAGTAAAGACGGTGATTCTCAAAGGACAATAGCATCAATGACCAAAGTTTTAGCTATAGCTGTAGCTTTTGATGAAATAAAAGCAGGTAATCTTAATATGGACGATAAAGTCGTTATAAGTGCAAATGCAGCAGCTATTTCAAACAATCCTATGTGGTCCGGACACGAAAGTTTTAAAGCAGGAGAAATACAAACAGTCAGAGATTTATTGAATAACGCTGTTGTATTTTCAGGAAATGCTTCTATTGTAGCCATCGGCGAACATATTTCAGGCTCTACAGCCGAATTTGCAACAAAGATGAATGCTTTAGCAGAAAAAATAGGAATGAACGGATATTTTGTAGATCCGGCAGGTATGAGTGAAAATAATACAACTACTGCAAAATCTATGTTAAAACTCGGAAAATACATCTACGAAAACTATGAAAACGAAATAAAAAGTATGACTATGCTCAGTAGCGTATATGTACACGGCATTTTAAAAAAATCCACCAATATGCTTTTAAATAACGGATATTATGGAATAGAAGGATTAAAGACAGGTACGTACAGCTCTTACAATGCCAATTTTATAGGAGTTGCAAAAAGAGGTGATAAAAGACTGATTGCCGTAACAATAAATACCCCTACTGCCAACAGATTTTCAGATATAACTTCTATGTTTGAGTTCGGATGGAAAAATGATTTTAATCAATATTGGAAAAATGACAGCAGATTGACTGAAACACAAATATCGTCAGATAAAAAAAATCCTTTAAACGGAGATAAATTTAAAATTACTTTGATGAATAAAAAGCTTAAAAATATAAACAACTTTACAGGAAAGGTCAGATGGTTTATAAACGGTGAACCGTACCTTGCAAACAGCATAAGAGATATGAATTATTCCAACCTCGGTCAAATCGAGGTGTCAAAAAATGATGATGAACCTATGATAATAACGGCTCAACTGTGGTTCGGCAACGAAATGTATGACAGCTATTCTATGATTTTTCAAGATGGTATAAATGAAACTCAAAATGATATGGTTGAAACTGTAACAGATAATGTAGATTTATACGAGAATCCAATTAAATAG
- a CDS encoding TetR/AcrR family transcriptional regulator — protein sequence MRKKDMRIERTQSSIKRAFLSLLETENYGKITIQDIADEAMINRNTFYLHYKDKDVLLKSIIDENMDLIDEHLDFKLSNDTKEDEIIILEKIAEALLKYRYFLKVMFSCTENKYFLERFDNSISKSIIGNHSFHFDNLDREYRETQMAFIISGSVGLIKYIASRGTTMNATQIAEMLYSLFFRPSKPETVSE from the coding sequence ATGAGAAAAAAGGACATGAGAATAGAACGTACTCAAAGTTCTATAAAACGAGCATTTTTATCGTTATTGGAAACTGAGAACTACGGAAAAATAACTATTCAAGACATAGCAGATGAAGCTATGATAAACAGAAATACTTTCTATCTTCATTATAAAGATAAAGACGTACTGTTGAAATCTATAATAGATGAAAATATGGACTTAATAGATGAACACCTTGACTTTAAACTATCAAACGATACAAAAGAAGATGAAATAATAATACTTGAAAAAATAGCCGAGGCTTTATTAAAATACAGATACTTTCTAAAAGTCATGTTCTCATGTACAGAAAATAAATACTTCTTAGAGCGTTTTGACAATTCTATATCAAAAAGCATAATAGGTAACCACTCATTCCATTTTGACAACTTGGATAGAGAATATAGAGAAACTCAAATGGCATTTATAATATCAGGCTCTGTCGGACTTATCAAATATATAGCCAGCAGAGGCACAACTATGAATGCAACTCAAATAGCCGAAATGCTTTACAGCCTGTTTTTTCGTCCCTCAAAACCGGAAACAGTGAGCGAGTAA
- a CDS encoding methionine ABC transporter permease — MIEKISEDLVRYGPSLIKAFKDTCIMVGISGIFATIIGTPIGVILAVTNEGGLLKNKYVYSILSKIINVLRSIPFVILVASIPWLVRAIVHTTIGVKGAVIPLIIASSPFMAKQVELALLKVDKGVIEAYTAMGFSKIDIIVKVLLREGLGGIIQGVTLSMVGLIGYSAIAGTVGGGGLGDFAIRYGYNMFNPYLMTLTLIIIIMLVFIVQFIGDFAYQKISNH; from the coding sequence ATGATAGAGAAAATTAGCGAAGATTTAGTAAGGTATGGACCTTCACTTATAAAAGCGTTTAAAGATACCTGTATAATGGTAGGCATATCAGGAATATTTGCAACAATAATAGGCACACCTATAGGAGTTATACTGGCTGTTACAAATGAAGGCGGACTTTTAAAAAATAAATATGTTTATTCAATATTGTCCAAGATAATAAACGTACTTCGTTCCATACCGTTTGTAATATTGGTAGCATCAATACCTTGGCTTGTAAGGGCGATAGTACACACTACCATAGGGGTAAAAGGCGCAGTAATTCCGCTTATAATTGCCTCATCACCGTTTATGGCAAAGCAAGTTGAACTTGCATTGTTAAAAGTGGATAAAGGAGTTATAGAAGCATATACTGCGATGGGATTCAGCAAGATTGACATTATAGTAAAAGTGCTTTTAAGAGAAGGTTTAGGCGGAATAATACAAGGCGTGACATTATCAATGGTAGGTCTTATAGGATATTCAGCAATAGCAGGTACGGTAGGTGGAGGAGGTCTTGGAGATTTTGCCATAAGATATGGTTACAATATGTTCAATCCTTACCTTATGACACTTACCTTAATCATAATAATAATGTTGGTGTTTATTGTGCAATTTATAGGGGATTTTGCTTATCAAAAAATAAGCAATCACTAA